A single Triticum dicoccoides isolate Atlit2015 ecotype Zavitan chromosome 2A, WEW_v2.0, whole genome shotgun sequence DNA region contains:
- the LOC119355111 gene encoding uncharacterized protein LOC119355111, giving the protein MSRSNRKSSSKGLDLKLNLSLPARGDSSNRVMADEESSPSSCLSSENEHGLQWSNSPEATSMVLAACPRCFIYVMLPQDDPRCPQCKSPVLLDFLQDSGNNNNNTNSNSRKSRRG; this is encoded by the coding sequence ATGAGCCGCAGCAACAGGAAGAGCTCATCAAAGGGCCTTGACCTGAAGCTGAACCTCTCGCTGCCCGCAAGAGGGGACTCCTCCAACAGGGTGATGGCTGACGAGGAGTCGTCCCCGAGCTCGTGCCTGTCGTCGGAGAACGAGCATGGCCTGCAGTGGTCCAACAGCCCCGAAGCGACGTCCATGGTGCTCGCCGCCTGCCCTCGCTGCTTCATCTACGTCATGCTCCCCCAGGACGACCCTCGGTGCCCCCAGTGCAAGAGCCCCGTGCTCCTTGACTTCCTGCAGGACAGtggcaacaataacaacaacaccaacagcaacaGCAGGAAGAGCAGGAGGGGGTGA